The Phormidium sp. PBR-2020 DNA segment TTTGAGTCTCAGGTGGGGGTCATTACCAACGTTGAACTGGATCACCCTGATCGCTACCAAAGCCTCGAAGAAGTCACCGGCATTTTTCGGACATTTGCTCAACGCTGTCAAACCACCGTTGGCTGTATTGATTGTGATGTAGTCCGCGATCGCCTCAAACCGGACATCACCTACAGCCTAGATCCCCAGCGAGGGGCTGACTACACCGCTGATGCGGTCAAGGTGTCCGCCGGAGGAACGCAAGCCCAAATCTGGGAACGGGGAACTTGTCTGGGGCAACTCCAGCTCGCTCTGTTAGGAACCCATAACCTCAGTAATGCCCTGGCGGCGATCGCCGTCGGCCGCTCACTAGGACTGGAGTTTCCCATCATCGCTCAAGCTCTCCAGGGCTTTCAGGGGGCTCGGCGTCGCTTTGAACTGCTCGGGGTTGCCAATCAAATTCGCTTTATTGACGATTACGCTCATCATCCCAGTGAAATCGCCGCCACCCTCTCGGCGGCCCGTTTGCAGGTCGAGGGACCCGAGTCACCCAGTCGTCGGTTAGTGGCAATTTTTCAGCCTCACCGCTATAGTCGAACCCAAACCTTCATTCGTGAGTTCGCTGCTGCTTTCAGCGATGCGGATGCAGTGGTGATTGCACCGGTTTACAGTGCGGGTGAAGCCCCGATTCCTGGGGTCAGCAGTAGCCATCTGGCTGCCGCCATTGCCGAACATCACGATGCCGTTTATGTTCAGCCAACCCTGTCTGAACTGAAGACCTTTCTCCAGGACTTTCTACAACCGGGGGACTTAGCGTTATTTTTGGGTGCTGGTGATCTCAATCAGATTGTCCCGGATTTACTAGACTGGCATCGCCAGGTAGAACATAAGCATGATCACATGCAGTCTTCCCGTTCCTAGCTATCTCTGAGCGATGATAATGTTTTCCCATTTAAGCCCTCCCCTATCAATGGACTCGCCCGATCGCAGGCCGATTCATATTCTAGGTGCGAAATGCCCGCTATATCCCGAAATTCCTCTGGCTAAGATGACCACCCTGCGCGTCGGAGGCGCCGCTCAGTGGTACATGGCCCCACGGCATCTTGATGACCTCTATGCTGCCTTGACTTGGGCCAACTCGGAAGGGTTCCCGATTACCTTTCTCGGGGCCGGCTCAAATTTACTGATTGGCGATCGCGGTATCTCGGGTTTAGTGGTCAGCACCCGCTATTTACGGGAGTATCATCTCGATGATGTCTCAGGAACGGTGAGGGTCGCTGCCGGTTTCCCGTTGCCCAAACTAGCCTGGGAGTTGGCGAGTCATGGCTTAAGTGGCTTTGAGTGGGCCGTGGGCATTCCGGGAACTGTCGGTGGGGCAGTGGTGATGAATGCCGGTGCCCACCGCAGTTGTTTGGCGGATAATTTGCTGGAGGTGGAGGTCTTAGAAGCCGATGGTCAGGTGGTAACCCTACCCCGAAGCGCCCTGGGCTATAGTTACCGAACCTCCTGTTTACAAGGGAGTTCTCGTCTGGTTCTCGGGGCAACCCTACAACTCCAAGCCGGAGAAGACCCGGCGCGGGTGCGGCTGCGGACTGACAAACATCTGAAACAACGCCACGGAACCCAACCCTATCACCGCCCGAGTTGTGGGAGTGTTTTCCGCAATCCCAAACCTCAAGCCGCTGGCTGGTTGATTGAACAAGCGGGGTTGAAGGGGTATTGTGTGGGAGGAGTCCATGTGGCGAACGAACACGCCAATTTCATTCTCAACAGTGGTCAAGGAACGACTCAGGATGCGATCGCCGTCATCCGTCATGTGCGGGAGAAGGTTCGCCATCGCTGGGATGTTGAACTGCAAACTGAGGTAAAACTGCTTGGGGAGTTTTCCCAAGATGTCAGTGATCTTTGGTGACAACGACGTTGCAATGGCACAATGGGTCGTACTTGTAATTAATTTGACGCGAGAGTTTTAAGCACGATGGCTAAACAACAAGGACAAGGATTTGGATTTGGCTTGGGCAAAATGAAAGAACTTGCCGCCGCCTTCCAGAAAGCACAGGAGGTTCAAGAAGGAGCCAAACGTCTTCAAGAAGAACTAGATCTGCTCGAAATCCCTGGCCAATCCGGTGACGGGACGGTGACAGTCGTCTTGAGTGGTAACCAAGAACCTCGGAGAGCAGAGATCTCTCAAGCGGCCCTGGA contains these protein-coding regions:
- a CDS encoding YbaB/EbfC family nucleoid-associated protein encodes the protein MAKQQGQGFGFGLGKMKELAAAFQKAQEVQEGAKRLQEELDLLEIPGQSGDGTVTVVLSGNQEPRRAEISQAALDQGSEAVSRLVTEAMQDAYSKSTATMREKMEELTGGLNLPGM
- a CDS encoding UDP-N-acetylmuramate--L-alanine ligase, which encodes MPDSVDFSGKPFHFIGIGGIGMSALAYILAKRQLPVFGSDLKSNHITQRLQKLGVHIFWEQEAKNLEVFTTRPDSAPSGTETRQRDEASQAAIAPQELPQVICSTAINPNNGEYQAAMALGCPIFHRSDVLAALIQTHHSIAVAGTHGKTTTSSLIGYLLLQTGLDPTIVVGGEVEAWSGNARLGASPYLVAEADESDGSLVKFESQVGVITNVELDHPDRYQSLEEVTGIFRTFAQRCQTTVGCIDCDVVRDRLKPDITYSLDPQRGADYTADAVKVSAGGTQAQIWERGTCLGQLQLALLGTHNLSNALAAIAVGRSLGLEFPIIAQALQGFQGARRRFELLGVANQIRFIDDYAHHPSEIAATLSAARLQVEGPESPSRRLVAIFQPHRYSRTQTFIREFAAAFSDADAVVIAPVYSAGEAPIPGVSSSHLAAAIAEHHDAVYVQPTLSELKTFLQDFLQPGDLALFLGAGDLNQIVPDLLDWHRQVEHKHDHMQSSRS
- the murB gene encoding UDP-N-acetylmuramate dehydrogenase, with the protein product MFSHLSPPLSMDSPDRRPIHILGAKCPLYPEIPLAKMTTLRVGGAAQWYMAPRHLDDLYAALTWANSEGFPITFLGAGSNLLIGDRGISGLVVSTRYLREYHLDDVSGTVRVAAGFPLPKLAWELASHGLSGFEWAVGIPGTVGGAVVMNAGAHRSCLADNLLEVEVLEADGQVVTLPRSALGYSYRTSCLQGSSRLVLGATLQLQAGEDPARVRLRTDKHLKQRHGTQPYHRPSCGSVFRNPKPQAAGWLIEQAGLKGYCVGGVHVANEHANFILNSGQGTTQDAIAVIRHVREKVRHRWDVELQTEVKLLGEFSQDVSDLW